One genomic window of Coffea eugenioides isolate CCC68of chromosome 1, Ceug_1.0, whole genome shotgun sequence includes the following:
- the LOC113775626 gene encoding osmotin-like protein: protein MATLPFPAMLSLSLLFSLCILSTATQPGMILTLVNNCPYTVWPAIQPNAGHPVLERGGFALHTLTHRSFAAPTTHWSGRIWARTGCTYSNNHFSCATGDCGGRIECDGRGGATPATLVQLVLHHGPADFSSYGVSLVDGFNIPMTVTPHEGKGTCPVVGCRVDLVPTCPASLRFHGPGGHVVGCKSGCEAFGTDELCCRNHYNSKETCKPSSYSDYFKHACPATFTYAHDSPSLMHECSAPRELKVIFCH from the coding sequence ATGGCCACTCTTCCCTTCCCCGCTATGCTATCACTGTCTCTGCTCTTTTCCCTTTGCATCCTCTCGACAGCCACCCAACCAGGCATGATTCTCACCCTTGTGAACAACTGTCCCTACACCGTTTGGCCAGCCATCCAGCCCAACGCCGGTCACCCGGTCCTCGAACGCGGCGGCTTCGCCCTCCACACCCTCACCCACCGCTCCTTCGCAGCTCCGACCACTCACTGGTCCGGCCGCATCTGGGCCCGCACTGGCTGCACATACTCCAACAATCACTTCTCCTGCGCCACCGGCGACTGCGGGGGGCGAATAGAGTGCGACGGACGAGGCGGCGCCACCCCTGCTACCCTAGTCCAGTTAGTTCTCCACCACGGCCCCGCCGACTTCTCCTCCTACGGAGTCAGCTTGGTAGACGGCTTCAACATCCCCATGACGGTGACCCCGCACGAAGGCAAAGGCACCTGTCCGGTCGTGGGCTGCAGGGTGGACTTGGTTCCCACGTGTCCGGCCAGCTTGAGGTTTCATGGTCCGGGAGGACACGTGGTGGGGTGCAAGAGTGGGTGCGAAGCCTTTGGTACGGACGAGCTTTGCTGCAGAAATCACTACAATAGCAAAGAAACGTGCAAGCCTTCGAGCTATTCGGACTACTTCAAGCATGCTTGTCCGGCAACTTTTACGTACGCTCATGACAGCCCTTCACTCATGCACGAGTGCTCAGCTCCTCGCGAGCTCAAAGTCATTTTCTGCCACTAA
- the LOC113774674 gene encoding uncharacterized protein LOC113774674: MEPRKDRLYWVFSSTGVYTVKSGYRLAKSKKMRESQERHRAESSVGRGSHKGEGEISNGWSLPQKGWIKINSDAALQQNEGLAGWRMVARDWKGNVLGAWAIPNSSCSNPKLEESMALRAAMVKAKQQGWRRVMFESDCLMVVEEINREQTNVIGSVVLSDIRKLRTKFDECCCTFTRRVNNSVSHTLAKMALKLREQTEWKDVFPGWLLELGQADVAGRCPSFM; this comes from the exons ATGGAGCCTAGGAAGGACAGGTTATATTGGGTGTTCTCAAGTACTGGGGTGTATACAGTAAAGTCTGGGTACAGATTGGCCAAAAGTAAGAAAATGAGGGAGAGTCAAGAGAGGCATAGAGCAGAATCCAGTGTAGGAAGG GGCAGCCATAAGGGTGAAGGTGAGATTTCCAATGGCTGGAGTTTGCCTCAGAAGGGCTGGATTAAGATAAACTCAGATGCTGCATTACAACAGAATGAAGGTTTGGCAGGTTGGAGAATGGTTGCAAGGGATTGGAAAGGGAATGTTCTAGGAGCTTGGGCAATACCAAACTCTAGTTGTTCCAATCcaaagctagaagaatcaatggCATTAAGAGCAGCCATGGTGAAGGCGAAGCAGCAAGGATGGAGAAGGGTGATGTTTGAATCAGATTGCCTTATGGTGGTGGAAGAGATTAACAGGGAGCAGACTAATGTGATAGGATCAGTAGTGTTATCTGATATCAGGAAACTTAGAACAAAATTTGACGAATGTTGTTGTACTTTTACCCGAAGAGTAAACAACTCTGTTAGTCACACACTTGCCAAAATGGCATTAAAGTTGAGAGAACAAACTGAATGGAAGGATGTCTTCCCAGGCTGGCTACTTGAGCTGGGGCAAGCAGATGTTGCGGGCCGTTGCCCATCTTTTATGTAA